The nucleotide window AGAGTAGGGACAAATTGCAATGGGATTTGAACAAATCCAAGCAATATGATACAGCTTCAGGTTAGAGAATTGGCTATTTATTTTACCATCCGCCTCTGGAGCTTTGCCCTAATTATATGCAACAGAAAAAGCCGTGGATTGATCTATGGAAGTTGAACTTGCCCCACAAAATTAAGCTATTTATTTGGAAAGCTCTCCATGGCCGACTTCCGGTGCTTGCTCAGATTCATCACCGCATCCCATCTATATCACCAATATGCCCTTGCTGTCATGAAGCAACGGAAACAGTCACTCATTGTTTGATCGATTGCTCTAGAATTAAAGACGTATGGTCTCAGAGTTATCTTCGTGACTGTCTTCCCCCTCAGAGTCCTAACGACTTTTGGACATGGTGGATTGCATCAACAGAGATGCTTAACCTGTTGAAGAATGATGACCGTAATCCTCAATTGCTTGCCATCATTTGCTGGAACTGCTGGAAAGCTCGCAACCAGTTGATTTTTGAAGGTTCTACTTCTATGCCGTCTGCCATTCTAGCAAGCTCTGTCAAGTTGCTCCGTGAAATCCAAAGAACTCCCAGTTTAGGTCGTCATCTCCATGAGACAAGCTCTTAGGTGCcttcaatttgatttatcattatttcttctttaagatttttcttCGTTTTTCGACCACGCACCGTTGGATGAATACCTTCAGTGTAGTGTTTTTGGGAACTCCCCACCTTTTATTATGCTGTCCTGCTTTTGGACATCtttgtatttcattttttaataattaataaaatataacctattatctttggaaaaaaaattgtgagattaatcaaaataaaagtattttaattttgttctcttaatgcaaatatatttttttaaattaaaactttaaaaaactaTGTATTATAGATGATGTATACATGTGGCAAATTCTGATGGActgaaaatgtaaaaatatatttacactaaaaatttgatgattaaaaaaattaataaaaaataatcaaaatttattttatttaatatttattaattattaataaaattaataaatattaaataaaataagtttaatttttttaaattttcttaacattatcgtttttttttatttcttcttccttcaCACATTATTCAAGCATATGCACATAACAAAGCATTATTACCATTATTGttgtcttaatttttttttgaaaaataaaaaataaaatgaaaccaCATTACTATCATAAAATCATATGTaggatattattaaaaaaaaaactattaagtTGACAAAAGTCTCCAGTTAAACAAACAaaagtaaaatgaaaaaaaacaaattgaaaaaatCAACTGATTTTATCACGAGCGATtagttaaaattgaaaaaaacaaaTTGATTCATTTCTTTGACGAgacaagaaaattgaaaaaatcaaTACATTTGCTCTATGACTGTCGTTCATTATTTGAATTGgcaataatttgaattttttaaaattaaattttagtttaaattacTATTTAACCCCCTTAAAATACATATATCAACCTTTTATACATACGCATACTATAGCATCCTTGAAGACATGTAAAATGATGGCGTTTCATTACAAATTCTTACTAGTGTCAGTGTCATACAAAGATGTTACAAAATTACAAACAATACACAAAAAATAGCTAAAACAAGTTCTTGCACCTAATTCTAGGACATGGCAGTAACATAGTTTTCTTAATCATCCTTGTCCCCATGCAGGGACTTGAGCAAGCTCAAGCGCATGTACTGATGGTGCCGGTAGTGCAGGTCGCTGTGGTGGTGCTGGCAACGATCTTCGTGGCGCTGGTGCTGGCAGCGATCTTCTAGCCGGtcgtggtggtggtggaggtggtGGTTGTGCTCGTCCTGGTATCCATCCCCGTGCTGGTGTTCGCGGAGGAGTATATCCTTTAGATTCTTTTGCATACAAACGGTGTCTTCGCTCTCTTACATATACAAACCAAAAGATCAAAGAGAACATAACGGAGAAAGAGATCATAACCAATCCAATGTAGATCCATTTGGAGTAACGGCTTAGATCAGGACAATGGTTGGTTGATATCTCGGTAAGAGTTTCGAGAACGAAGGTGCAGTCTTGTAGCTGAACAAGGGAAGGAGCATTGTTGTTCAAGGCGTTTGCGACGGTTATTGCAGAGGTAACTTGGTTGGAGAATGTAGGGGTTAATCGTCCTTGGGTTATGCATATCTCAGATGGTGAAACTTGGCACACAAAGTTGCTATATACCTGCATCATAATACAAACTTCAACACAATATGTCTCGAATTTGGATTCTCTAAAGTGAGGAAGTTGATAAAGTGGTAAAGTGAACGGTTAATCATCATTAATTTTGTAACTTTTATGAAATGTATGccttattatcttaatttaaaagtGATTAATTACTCGTCTAATTACTTTACCAACTTCTTCACTTTAGAGGATCTTGATCCATATGTCTTATTATCTTGATTCATGAGATAGTCTTAATTAGTCATTTCTCATATGTACAACTATAGTCTTAATTAGTCATTTGAACATGgaagaaaaagagttgagaaagaaaatgaaCATATTAGAAATATAACCAAAAAGTTGATATATGTATTCGACTATTCATACTATATACGGAATTAATATCATGACATAGTATCAGAATTTTTATGACCAAAAAGTGGAAAGTTTGATCCTTGTTAAACCCCCAAAAAAAAGAATTTCATCATAAAGCAAAaacaaatagagaaaaaaagtCTCTGAAAAAAATTCACGCAAACACAAAAAAGACGTGTTAAAGATGTAATCATTCAAGTCTATCCTCTTATCAGcttaaacttttgaaaaaataatatcgTGACAGTACAAAATCCTCTTATCAGCTTACACTTTTGGAGCTTGACACTGCTTTTTGGAGGTTGAGTGAAACTCATTATGATCACTTTCTAGATTTTGAGAGGTTtttaatgttatattttataaacaatttttttaaggaACCAAAGTTTTTTAACCAACAATCAGCTAATAAAATAGTGAATGAGCAAAGATTAAGAATTTGAGTTGTTAGTgctgagaaaaaaagaaaaatactagcTGATTGTTGACTGAAAAATGTTATGTGTTCCCTTTTACAAAAGAGAAACGTTAAAGAGTCatcagaatttattgttttgtcCATCAGTTAGTCATCAATGTTTAAAAGTATGGGATAAAGTATGTTGTTGGATCACTAGACTAAAAAAACTAGACTAAAAGAATTGAGTTGATGGCTAAATAATAGGcgaaaacaataaattttgatgGCCCCTTAAGATTTCTCTTTACAAAATTCAATAGTAGTGAGTTCAATGAAGGTTCTGTTAATGTACCTCTGTAGCATTGCTTACGCTCACTTCATGAGGATCACACTGTCTATCAGTCAGATCAGGCCGGAACGGATCGCAAAGGAGCGGCATCAACGGACCGGATTGATTATAGTACAGAGGCGTGAAATTTGGGGCGAAATTTATGTTGGAAACATTTGTGATGATCTGGTTGACCAAATTGACTAGCTCAGAAGTTACTTCTTTGCTTCTTAGCAATGTTTCTTTTCCCGTGGCTTTGTCCAAGCATGGCATAATCTCATCCATGGCTGTGCTTTCAGTGGCACTGGGAAGCATGTTCCACTGATTTATCGCTACACAAGTGTCTGTTGTCACACTATCAAATGCAAGATATTTAAAGGTTAGAATTTAAATAAGCTTCACACTGTTAATATGAATATCACATGTAGATTACACTGATCTCCGTTAAGTATCTAAGGAAAGTGGAAACCACAGCTTAAAAGCTAGCTATTAAGGGGGAAGAACCACTTTCCTTATATAAAACATCAAGCATCCCATACTACCCGATGTGGGACTTTGAGCACCCCAAGTTAGGTAATATTACACATGATACTTCTCCATTTGTACTGCATTTGGTTTTGAGAACAAGTCATTTAGAACCGGACACAAAAGACAAAGACACAAAAATGagtgtttttatattttgtttggtgGTAAACCGAATAtaagatagaaaaaataaaaaaaaaagtctaattcaccttatttttttcacacaaaagttagaataaaaaataaaataataaaaatataattataaaaatttgatagtgataataaaataaaaaataaaaaaataaattgtatttcCGTTTAGTATCTGTCTTTTTTCCGTCAGAAATGACACAAAATACATTAATTCAGTCTGTCCATGTCTCTTTTGACGATTTTATGGAGGGAGAATGAGACTTACGTGTGGAGAGCGAGGGACAAGCCACATAATATAAAGGTACCGGTAACAAGAATCCATCCTGCGATGATCAAGCTGCAATTATTTATGTCAAAGAATTTCATGAGAATAAAATATGATGCAAGAAGTGGAAGTTTAAGTTTGCTAGAGCATAAACCACAGAACTGATATGATATGATAGTATATCTTACTTACATATACACAAGGAGCTGTTGGCCAAATATTGAGAACACTGAAGTAGAAACAACAAATCAGAACATCAATTTAATACCACTAGGAATCAAGAAACTCTCCATCTAAATTGAATGATAGAAAGGGACTCACAAAATCCAAGAAATGTCAAGACTATCATAACAGCAGCTATGATGATAAGTGCCATCCTCCTGTATCAATTTTCAAGGAATTAGGGGCATGTCTGTTTcagtttttttgaaaaactgaTTACACAAAATTTCAGACAAAGTCCTAATACTAAATCATTACACAGAATCTAATAGATCTTGTATGTTGTCGGAGTTCTCCTTTGTTTGCTCAGCAAGTGTGCCAGCTGCAGCATTGATCTTTGTTTGCGCTGCATCAATATCGGTTTGAACATTAGCCGGGAGAAAAACTCTATCAATTCCAACCTGCTTTGCTTGAACAAGA belongs to Arachis duranensis cultivar V14167 chromosome 8, aradu.V14167.gnm2.J7QH, whole genome shotgun sequence and includes:
- the LOC107463319 gene encoding uncharacterized protein LOC107463319 isoform X1, with product MMSSSYHNHHLHCCVLLTFFIFHSSTSFVLSQKGLYFPTSVFVGQENGGNAVRLSSKGLKPERHIGFEIAAEPFESPPFPLAAERTRRKDPLDGFKVYTNGWNITDHHYWASATYTAVPIFVIAAIWFLGFGLCLLLFVSSYLCRKREPYGYSSTCYVLSLILLILFTIIAMIGCAVLYIGQGSFHRSTTKTLQYVVDQANSAQDKLRSVSDNLVQAKQVGIDRVFLPANVQTDIDAAQTKINAAAGTLAEQTKENSDNIQDLLDSVRMALIIIAAVMIVLTFLGFLFSIFGQQLLVYILIIAGWILVTGTFILCGLSLALHTVTTDTCVAINQWNMLPSATESTAMDEIMPCLDKATGKETLLRSKEVTSELVNLVNQIITNVSNINFAPNFTPLYYNQSGPLMPLLCDPFRPDLTDRQCDPHEVSVSNATEVYSNFVCQVSPSEICITQGRLTPTFSNQVTSAITVANALNNNAPSLVQLQDCTFVLETLTEISTNHCPDLSRYSKWIYIGLVMISFSVMFSLIFWFVYVRERRHRLYAKESKGYTPPRTPARGWIPGRAQPPPPPPPRPARRSLPAPAPRRSLPAPPQRPALPAPSVHALELAQVPAWGQG
- the LOC107463319 gene encoding uncharacterized protein LOC107463319 isoform X2 — translated: MMSSSYHNHHLHCCVLLTFFIFHSSTSFVLSQKGLYFPTSGQENGGNAVRLSSKGLKPERHIGFEIAAEPFESPPFPLAAERTRRKDPLDGFKVYTNGWNITDHHYWASATYTAVPIFVIAAIWFLGFGLCLLLFVSSYLCRKREPYGYSSTCYVLSLILLILFTIIAMIGCAVLYIGQGSFHRSTTKTLQYVVDQANSAQDKLRSVSDNLVQAKQVGIDRVFLPANVQTDIDAAQTKINAAAGTLAEQTKENSDNIQDLLDSVRMALIIIAAVMIVLTFLGFLFSIFGQQLLVYILIIAGWILVTGTFILCGLSLALHTVTTDTCVAINQWNMLPSATESTAMDEIMPCLDKATGKETLLRSKEVTSELVNLVNQIITNVSNINFAPNFTPLYYNQSGPLMPLLCDPFRPDLTDRQCDPHEVSVSNATEVYSNFVCQVSPSEICITQGRLTPTFSNQVTSAITVANALNNNAPSLVQLQDCTFVLETLTEISTNHCPDLSRYSKWIYIGLVMISFSVMFSLIFWFVYVRERRHRLYAKESKGYTPPRTPARGWIPGRAQPPPPPPPRPARRSLPAPAPRRSLPAPPQRPALPAPSVHALELAQVPAWGQG